One window of the Melospiza melodia melodia isolate bMelMel2 chromosome 15, bMelMel2.pri, whole genome shotgun sequence genome contains the following:
- the LOC134425270 gene encoding CDC42 small effector protein 2-B-like, translated as MTEFLVCFNWCNGEQPPPKRRRRLDRNMIGEPMNFVHTAHVGAGEMSSDYSSAVSIQDHMKSKGGYTNGTSATVEI; from the exons ATGACTGAGTTCCTGGTTTGTTTTAACTGGTGCAATGGTGAACAGCCCCCACCG AAGAGGCGCCGGAGACTGGACCGGAATATGATAGGAGAGCCCATGAACTTTGTGCACACCGCGCACGTCGGGGCTGGGGAGATGAGCAGTGACTATTCCTCA gctgTGTCAATTCAGGACCACATGAAGTCTAAAGGAGGCTACACAAATGGCACTTCTGCAACTGTTGAAATATAG